A genomic window from Streptomyces sp. NBC_01429 includes:
- a CDS encoding NAD(P)/FAD-dependent oxidoreductase — protein MGDHTDQRRGSRSDVIVIGAGLAGLACATDLCAAGRTVQVLEASDGVGGRMRTDRRDGFLLDRGFQVFNTSYPQVKQRLRLPELRLCPFTPGVLVHGATGRRRFIDPTRRPGAAKDLLPGRLASGRDLLALSVLSARDLFGPVSAIRRGADRTTRTALADAGISDELTETFLRPFLAGVFLDDDLETSSRFFHLVWRGMLRGTQCLPAEGIGAVPGRLAERLPPGTVRPGTPVEALTDTGVLLADGTERAAGAVVVATGPAAAARLLPGLEVPATRTVTTYYHAMPSAESPLREPALLIDERRRLLNTCVLSEVAPSYAPVGRALVSTSVLGADVPGREITLLSDLAEVYGANTTSWQPVSTYTIEGALPVMTPPWPLTRRAGQGAGRYVCGDHRATGSVQGALASGARAAREVLRDTFGPGPELS, from the coding sequence ATGGGCGACCACACGGACCAGCGTCGGGGGTCGCGCTCCGACGTCATCGTGATCGGAGCGGGTCTCGCCGGGCTGGCCTGCGCCACCGATCTGTGCGCGGCCGGGCGTACCGTCCAGGTGCTGGAGGCGTCCGACGGCGTGGGCGGCAGGATGCGGACCGACCGCCGCGACGGGTTCCTCCTCGACCGCGGGTTCCAGGTGTTCAACACCTCCTACCCGCAGGTCAAACAGCGGCTACGCCTTCCGGAGCTGCGGCTGTGCCCCTTCACGCCGGGCGTCCTCGTGCACGGCGCGACGGGCCGTAGGCGCTTCATCGACCCCACCCGGCGGCCCGGCGCCGCCAAGGACCTGCTGCCGGGCCGGCTCGCCTCCGGGCGCGACCTGCTGGCGCTGAGCGTCCTGAGCGCACGCGATCTGTTCGGCCCGGTGTCGGCGATCCGGCGCGGTGCGGACCGTACGACCAGGACCGCGCTCGCCGACGCGGGGATCTCCGACGAACTGACCGAGACGTTCCTGCGGCCTTTCCTGGCCGGTGTCTTCCTGGACGACGATCTCGAAACGTCGTCCCGGTTCTTCCATCTGGTCTGGCGCGGCATGCTGCGCGGGACCCAGTGCCTGCCCGCCGAGGGGATCGGCGCGGTCCCCGGCCGGCTCGCGGAGCGGCTGCCGCCGGGCACGGTGCGTCCCGGGACGCCCGTCGAAGCGCTCACCGACACGGGAGTGCTGCTCGCCGACGGTACGGAGCGCGCGGCGGGCGCGGTCGTCGTGGCGACGGGGCCCGCGGCGGCGGCCCGGCTGCTGCCGGGGCTGGAGGTGCCCGCCACCCGTACCGTGACGACGTACTACCACGCGATGCCGAGCGCCGAGTCGCCGCTGCGTGAGCCGGCACTCCTCATCGACGAGCGGCGACGGCTGCTGAACACCTGTGTGCTGAGCGAGGTGGCCCCGAGTTACGCCCCGGTGGGCCGCGCGCTGGTCTCCACGTCGGTGCTCGGCGCCGACGTGCCCGGCCGCGAGATCACACTGCTGTCGGACCTCGCGGAGGTGTACGGCGCCAACACCACGTCCTGGCAACCGGTTTCCACGTACACGATCGAGGGCGCGCTGCCGGTGATGACGCCGCCGTGGCCACTGACACGCAGGGCCGGGCAGGGTGCCGGGCGCTATGTGTGCGGGGACCATCGCGCCACCGGATCGGTCCAGGGCGCGCTCGCGTCCGGTGCGCGCGCGGCCCGCGAGGTGCTGCGCGACACCTTCGGCCCGGGACCGGAACTGTCCTGA